One genomic segment of Gemmatimonadaceae bacterium includes these proteins:
- a CDS encoding MBOAT family O-acyltransferase: MLFNSFTFLIFFPIVATIYFVIPHRLRWAWLLAASCYFYMAFIPVYILILFFTIAIDYVAGILIENAEGRRRKSLLVMSIVANVGVLAVFKYFNFLSGNARAVADVFNLPYDFALLDFILPIGLSFHTFQAMSYTVEVYRGRQRAERHLGIYSLYVMFFPQLVAGPIERPQNLLHQFYERHAFDYDRVTNGLRRMAYGLFLKVVIADRLAGYVNPVYNDAGSYKGLTFVVATIFFAFQIYCDFAGYSYMAIGSAEVMGFRLMRNFNRPYLARSVSEFWGRWHISLSTWFRDYVYIPFGGNRVSRRRWYLNLLITFFLSGLWHGANWTFVIWGSLNGVYLVASLIAMQFRESIARAARVAAHPRVRAVWGVLFTFALTCLAWVFFRAPSLDDALYIIRATMTWPIPHDVLPDALRAEGLTKPEVLYSALLVVGLMTFEYISERVNFPRLFAAQPGWLRWSVYYCGCMAIWLLGISSETAFIYFQF; the protein is encoded by the coding sequence ATGCTTTTCAATTCTTTCACGTTCCTGATCTTCTTCCCGATTGTGGCGACGATCTATTTTGTCATCCCGCATCGCCTCCGGTGGGCCTGGCTGCTTGCCGCCAGCTGCTATTTCTACATGGCGTTCATTCCCGTCTACATCCTTATTCTTTTCTTCACGATCGCGATCGATTATGTAGCCGGAATCCTGATCGAAAACGCTGAAGGAAGGCGAAGAAAATCACTGCTGGTAATGAGCATCGTCGCCAACGTCGGGGTGCTTGCCGTATTCAAGTACTTCAATTTCCTCAGTGGCAATGCGCGCGCTGTAGCGGACGTGTTCAATCTGCCGTACGACTTCGCGCTGCTCGACTTCATCCTCCCAATCGGCCTGTCGTTTCACACTTTTCAGGCGATGAGCTACACGGTGGAGGTGTATCGTGGACGGCAGCGTGCGGAGCGCCACCTGGGGATCTATTCTCTGTATGTAATGTTTTTTCCACAGCTCGTTGCGGGCCCTATCGAGCGGCCGCAGAACCTGCTCCATCAATTCTACGAAAGACACGCTTTCGATTACGATCGAGTCACCAACGGGCTCCGCCGGATGGCCTACGGCCTTTTTCTGAAAGTCGTAATCGCCGATCGCCTCGCCGGCTACGTCAATCCCGTGTACAACGACGCTGGAAGCTACAAGGGTCTGACGTTCGTGGTGGCAACGATATTTTTTGCATTCCAAATATATTGCGATTTCGCCGGCTATTCCTACATGGCGATCGGATCCGCAGAGGTGATGGGATTCCGGCTGATGCGAAACTTCAACCGGCCGTATCTTGCGCGCTCGGTCAGCGAGTTCTGGGGACGGTGGCACATCTCGCTGTCAACCTGGTTCCGCGATTACGTCTACATCCCCTTTGGCGGCAATCGCGTCTCGCGCCGGCGATGGTATCTCAACCTGCTCATCACGTTCTTTTTGAGCGGTCTGTGGCATGGCGCCAACTGGACGTTCGTGATCTGGGGCTCGCTGAATGGTGTCTATCTGGTCGCGTCACTGATTGCGATGCAGTTTCGCGAAAGCATCGCACGCGCCGCACGTGTCGCCGCGCATCCTCGCGTAAGAGCAGTGTGGGGTGTCCTGTTCACCTTCGCATTGACCTGCCTTGCCTGGGTCTTCTTTAGAGCCCCGAGTCTCGACGATGCGCTCTATATCATTCGGGCCACGATGACTTGGCCAATACCGCATGACGTGCTGCCCGATGCTTTGCGCGCCGAAGGTCTGACAAAGCCGGAGGTTCTTTACAGCGCGTTGCTCGTAGTCGGCCTGATGACGTTCGAATACATCTCTGAGCGCGTTAATTTCCCCCGGCTGTTCGCGGCGCAGCCAGGCTGGCTCAGATGGTCGGTTTATTATTGCGGGTGCATGGCGATCTGGCTTCTGGGAATCAGTTCCGAAACGGCGTTCATCTACTTCCAGTTCTGA
- a CDS encoding nucleoside-diphosphate sugar epimerase/dehydratase, producing MTLKPFRNRHLFIADAFSVIAATLLAFLVRFEEPQWISDNLRLVTFYLLLSVPVRLAIFFAAGMYRRLWRHASVGELKPILGAAAGAGVACGLIGLIALPLFNLTATRVPFSVVFIDAFLTGALVALPRLMVRIQRHGFLRRRKTDIGKRVLIAGAGDAGKLVVKELFATRQLGLEPIGFVDSDVTKHGHTLAGLPVFGPLAHIPEIVERFGVAEIIIAMPSAPGTVIRQVVRAALSCGIPTRTVPSLPEIISRQGNATGLREVEIQDLLRRDAVETDLAAVAELATSETVLITGAGGSIGSELCRQLARLAPTRLILLGHGENSIFDIFQELTLSFPDVQVIPVIADVRDRQRISYIFQQYQPHAVFHAAAHKHVPLMEDNVLEAVTNNVAGTRNVVDAAVEANVQHFVLISTDKAVRPTSVMGATKRIAEQLVQHAATKHHRNFVSVRFGNVLGSRGSVVPTFLRQIRAGGPVTVTHSEMRRYFMTIPEAVQLVLQAGALGRGGEVFVLDMGEQIRVVDIATDLIRLSGLEVGADIEIKFTGVRPGEKLYEEMFFTAENVLPTDHPKVLRARNGLLAEGTIRRIDALMRTTEAGRPDDEVRKLLQTLVPDFHPHAATAHEDEVRTAETSRRA from the coding sequence TTGACGCTTAAGCCATTTCGTAACAGGCACCTCTTCATCGCCGATGCGTTCTCGGTAATCGCCGCAACGCTGCTCGCATTCCTGGTGCGATTTGAAGAGCCGCAGTGGATCAGCGACAACCTACGGCTCGTCACGTTCTATCTGCTCCTGTCGGTGCCGGTGCGCCTGGCGATCTTTTTCGCCGCCGGCATGTACCGCAGGCTCTGGAGGCACGCGAGCGTAGGGGAGTTGAAGCCGATCCTCGGAGCGGCAGCGGGCGCCGGAGTCGCCTGCGGATTGATCGGACTCATAGCTCTTCCGCTCTTCAATCTCACGGCGACGCGGGTTCCATTTTCCGTCGTCTTCATCGATGCGTTCCTCACCGGTGCGCTGGTGGCGCTGCCTCGGCTGATGGTGCGCATACAGCGACACGGGTTTCTGCGTCGCCGTAAGACCGACATCGGGAAGCGGGTTTTGATCGCCGGCGCGGGCGACGCAGGCAAGCTGGTCGTCAAGGAATTGTTCGCGACGCGGCAGCTTGGGCTCGAGCCGATTGGATTCGTCGACAGTGATGTTACAAAGCACGGCCATACACTGGCCGGTCTCCCAGTTTTCGGACCGCTCGCGCACATTCCCGAGATCGTCGAGCGCTTTGGCGTGGCGGAGATCATCATCGCCATGCCGTCGGCTCCTGGAACGGTAATCCGGCAGGTAGTGCGTGCCGCGCTGTCGTGCGGTATTCCGACGCGAACCGTGCCAAGCCTCCCGGAGATCATCTCCCGGCAGGGGAATGCCACCGGACTGCGAGAAGTGGAGATCCAGGATCTCCTGCGTAGAGATGCCGTCGAAACAGACCTCGCCGCAGTCGCGGAGCTTGCCACCAGCGAGACGGTTCTCATCACCGGTGCCGGCGGCTCGATCGGCAGCGAGCTCTGCCGCCAGCTGGCTCGCCTTGCACCGACACGGCTGATTTTGCTCGGGCATGGCGAGAACTCGATTTTCGACATCTTTCAGGAGCTGACACTCAGCTTCCCGGACGTTCAGGTCATTCCGGTGATAGCCGACGTACGCGACCGTCAGCGGATCAGCTACATCTTCCAGCAGTATCAGCCACACGCGGTATTCCACGCAGCAGCTCACAAACACGTCCCGCTGATGGAGGACAATGTCCTCGAGGCCGTGACCAACAACGTCGCTGGCACCCGAAATGTCGTCGACGCGGCCGTCGAGGCCAACGTGCAGCATTTCGTTCTCATCTCAACAGACAAGGCGGTACGGCCGACGAGCGTGATGGGCGCTACCAAGCGAATCGCCGAACAGCTTGTACAACACGCCGCCACAAAGCACCACCGCAACTTCGTTTCAGTGCGATTCGGCAACGTACTCGGCAGTCGCGGTTCCGTTGTGCCGACGTTTCTGCGACAAATCCGTGCCGGCGGGCCAGTGACCGTTACGCACTCGGAGATGCGCCGTTATTTCATGACGATCCCGGAAGCGGTGCAGCTCGTTCTTCAGGCCGGAGCGCTCGGGCGGGGCGGCGAGGTGTTCGTACTCGACATGGGCGAACAGATCCGGGTGGTCGACATCGCCACCGATCTCATCAGATTGTCAGGACTCGAAGTGGGTGCCGATATCGAGATCAAGTTCACCGGCGTGCGTCCTGGTGAGAAGCTTTACGAAGAAATGTTCTTCACCGCCGAGAATGTCTTGCCTACAGATCACCCGAAGGTGCTTCGCGCTCGCAACGGGCTGCTCGCAGAGGGAACAATCCGTCGCATCGACGCGCTGATGCGTACGACCGAAGCGGGGCGGCCCGACGACGAAGTAAGGAAGCTTCTCCAGACTCTGGTGCCCGATTTTCATCCGCACGCGGCAACGGCGCATGAAGACGAAGTACGCACGGCGGAGACTTCCCGGAGAGCGTAG
- the gmd gene encoding GDP-mannose 4,6-dehydratase, which yields MKTALITGVTGQDGAYLARLLLAKGYLVHGLKRRASSFNTQRVDGIYSEPQDVHSRFVMHYGDMTDATNLIRIIQECQPDEIYNLAAQSHVQVSFETPEYTGNADGLGTLRILEAMRILGMLGSVRFYQASTSELYGKVQAVPQNETTPFYPRSPYAVAKLYAHWITVNYREAYGVHASSGILFNHESPIRGETFVTRKITMAAARIREGQQDKLFLGNLEARRDWGFAGDYVEGMWRIVQHETPSDYVLATGEAHTVREFCEFAFARAGINLEFRGEGVDEAGFDAATGKELVSIDPRYFRPTEVDLLLGDSGKARRELGWVPRTGFTELVEMMVDADLASAQSGEPFSVESSYAALHSLLK from the coding sequence ATGAAAACTGCGCTGATTACAGGCGTCACTGGTCAGGACGGGGCGTATCTGGCCCGGCTGCTGCTTGCCAAGGGGTATCTGGTCCACGGGCTCAAACGGCGCGCGTCCTCGTTCAATACGCAGCGTGTAGACGGCATATACTCGGAGCCGCAGGACGTTCATTCCCGGTTTGTCATGCACTATGGCGATATGACGGACGCTACAAACCTCATCCGGATCATACAGGAGTGTCAGCCGGACGAGATCTACAATCTCGCCGCGCAGAGCCACGTTCAGGTGTCGTTCGAGACGCCGGAGTACACCGGTAATGCCGACGGGCTGGGCACACTCCGCATCCTCGAGGCAATGCGAATTCTCGGCATGCTTGGCAGCGTCCGGTTCTATCAGGCATCGACCTCCGAGCTCTATGGCAAGGTGCAGGCTGTCCCTCAGAACGAGACAACCCCGTTTTATCCCCGATCGCCTTATGCGGTCGCCAAGCTCTATGCCCACTGGATCACGGTGAACTACCGCGAGGCGTACGGCGTGCACGCATCGTCGGGAATTCTTTTCAACCACGAGTCTCCTATCCGCGGCGAGACGTTCGTCACGCGCAAGATCACGATGGCGGCCGCGCGCATCCGCGAGGGTCAGCAGGACAAGCTGTTTCTTGGAAATCTCGAAGCGCGGCGGGACTGGGGTTTCGCCGGCGATTATGTCGAAGGGATGTGGCGGATCGTGCAACACGAGACTCCCAGCGATTACGTTCTCGCGACTGGCGAAGCCCACACCGTCAGGGAATTCTGCGAGTTCGCGTTTGCACGTGCGGGCATCAATCTCGAGTTCCGCGGCGAAGGAGTGGATGAAGCAGGATTCGATGCGGCCACGGGAAAGGAGCTGGTGTCGATCGACCCGCGATATTTCCGTCCCACAGAGGTTGACCTTCTTCTCGGAGACTCTGGCAAAGCTCGCCGGGAGCTGGGCTGGGTCCCGCGCACCGGGTTTACCGAGCTCGTCGAGATGATGGTCGACGCGGATCTCGCTTCTGCCCAGTCAGGTGAGCCGTTCTCCGTCGAGTCGTCGTATGCGGCGCTTCACTCACTGTTGAAGTGA
- a CDS encoding GDP-L-fucose synthase, with protein sequence MANATRNCFVAGHRGLVGSSIVRALVASGYDAPTVRGREELDLLDQVAVREFFNAERPDVVFFAAAKVGGINANNTQRWDFLFENLVIETNVLGAALATGVDRLVFFGSSCIYPRLAPQPISEDHLLTGPLEETNEPYAIAKIAGLKLVEAANAQQGRRWVSVMPTNLYGTNDNFDLDGSHVLPALIRKFHEAKEAGDAGEDARVSLWGHGTARREFLHVDDAAGAAVALMESGATGLFNVGSGDDLTIRELAELVGRVVGYDGPVDWDTTKPDGTPRKLLDSSKIRATGWAPRISLEDGLRATYDWYRASHQTATPGLAR encoded by the coding sequence ATGGCGAACGCCACCCGAAACTGTTTCGTTGCCGGACATCGCGGACTTGTGGGCTCCTCCATCGTGCGTGCGCTCGTAGCTTCGGGCTATGACGCCCCGACCGTGCGCGGCAGGGAAGAGCTCGATCTCCTCGACCAGGTTGCGGTCCGCGAGTTTTTCAATGCCGAGCGTCCGGATGTCGTTTTTTTCGCCGCCGCGAAAGTAGGAGGAATCAACGCCAACAACACACAGCGTTGGGATTTCCTTTTTGAGAACCTGGTCATCGAGACCAACGTGCTCGGCGCCGCGCTGGCGACTGGTGTGGACCGGTTGGTATTTTTTGGTTCGTCCTGCATTTACCCACGGCTGGCGCCCCAGCCGATCAGTGAAGATCATCTGCTCACCGGCCCGCTGGAAGAAACGAATGAGCCATATGCGATCGCGAAGATCGCGGGGCTCAAGCTGGTCGAAGCGGCCAATGCCCAGCAGGGCAGGCGGTGGGTGTCGGTTATGCCAACCAACCTCTACGGCACCAATGACAATTTTGACCTTGACGGTTCGCATGTCCTGCCCGCTTTGATCCGGAAGTTCCACGAGGCGAAGGAAGCTGGCGATGCGGGCGAGGATGCGCGCGTGAGCTTATGGGGGCATGGCACCGCCCGGAGGGAGTTCCTGCATGTCGACGACGCAGCCGGTGCGGCCGTGGCGCTCATGGAATCCGGAGCGACAGGGTTGTTCAATGTCGGATCAGGAGATGACCTCACAATCCGGGAGCTTGCCGAGCTCGTAGGCCGCGTCGTTGGGTATGATGGCCCGGTCGATTGGGATACGACAAAGCCTGACGGAACCCCGAGAAAGCTCCTCGACTCGTCAAAAATTCGGGCTACGGGATGGGCGCCGCGGATTTCACTCGAGGACGGCCTGCGCGCCACATATGACTGGTACCGGGCCAGCCATCAAACAGCAACGCCGGGACTGGCACGTTGA
- a CDS encoding Wzz/FepE/Etk N-terminal domain-containing protein, translating into MTRPRVTESLAVAGPVDVTGMPWPPPSEISVMSLFNTILRYRFMIALLTLACGFYAGWKSYRSPRSFTAEAQFMPKGGGGQSQFSGIAAQLGINVTGGGGAQSAEFYIDLLESRPLLALVAEKTYTIRTDSGISTGNLVRIFRINDPRPAVRRARVINGLKAAVSATASVKTGVITMRVTSGSPQLALQIAQNLLDQVNVYNLARRQEQAALERGFVERRVLEAQVQLRQAESELGYFLNTNRQYHTSPQLTLEYGRLQRTMDMRQSIYTSLLQAFETVRIEEMRDLPVITIVEPPEQPLEPNRRGGAQKALLGIFIGLALGIALAFLRAKFAANRAAQTDDFMEFTALRNEALGDITHPWRPVARLFRPKL; encoded by the coding sequence TTGACCCGACCTCGCGTGACTGAATCGCTGGCGGTGGCAGGCCCTGTTGATGTGACGGGAATGCCATGGCCGCCGCCAAGCGAGATCTCGGTGATGAGCTTGTTCAACACGATCCTGCGCTACCGTTTCATGATCGCCTTGCTCACGCTCGCCTGTGGATTCTATGCGGGCTGGAAGAGCTACCGATCGCCGCGCTCATTCACCGCCGAAGCGCAGTTCATGCCCAAGGGAGGCGGCGGCCAAAGCCAGTTCTCCGGAATCGCTGCGCAGCTCGGAATCAACGTGACCGGCGGTGGCGGAGCGCAGAGCGCAGAGTTCTATATCGACCTCCTCGAGTCCCGGCCGCTGCTGGCCCTTGTCGCCGAGAAGACCTACACGATCCGCACCGACAGCGGCATCAGCACGGGAAATCTCGTCCGGATTTTCAGGATCAACGACCCTCGCCCTGCAGTGAGGCGCGCTCGCGTCATCAACGGATTGAAGGCAGCGGTAAGCGCGACAGCGTCGGTCAAGACGGGGGTCATCACCATGCGGGTTACTTCCGGCAGCCCTCAACTCGCGCTGCAGATCGCGCAGAATCTGCTCGACCAGGTAAACGTCTACAATCTCGCGCGCCGCCAGGAGCAGGCTGCGCTGGAGCGCGGGTTCGTGGAACGGAGAGTGTTGGAAGCGCAGGTGCAATTGCGGCAGGCCGAATCGGAGCTTGGCTATTTTCTCAATACAAACCGCCAGTACCACACGTCGCCGCAACTGACGCTCGAATACGGCCGCCTTCAGCGCACGATGGACATGCGGCAGTCGATTTACACGTCGCTGCTTCAGGCTTTTGAAACGGTAAGGATCGAGGAGATGCGCGATCTCCCTGTCATCACGATCGTCGAGCCGCCTGAACAGCCACTCGAGCCGAACAGGCGCGGCGGTGCGCAGAAGGCACTGCTCGGCATCTTCATCGGACTCGCTCTTGGCATTGCGCTGGCATTTCTGCGCGCGAAATTTGCCGCCAACCGCGCTGCCCAGACCGACGACTTCATGGAGTTCACAGCGCTCCGAAATGAAGCCCTTGGGGACATTACTCATCCCTGGCGCCCCGTAGCGCGCCTGTTTCGACCCAAGCTCTGA
- a CDS encoding ABC transporter permease: protein MTAPATVATHDAHLASGRRPTVVIEPASGWSALNLRELWTYRDLLFILAGRDIKLRYKQTALGITWVILQPLVAALIFTIMFGRFAKLPSDGHPYIVFVFSGIVAWNYFAAVLQRAGNSLITDSKLITKVYFPRLAIPLGSTFSAMIDLAVSLGVLGVIMLVYQVTPTWRLVVLPLFILLAAVTATGVSLWLSALNVRYRDFAHAMPFIIQVWMFSSPVAYATTIVPEKWRLLYGLNPAVAFVEGFRWSVLGSSSITLPLVLVASALSLLIFTAGAFFFRRVERGFADAV, encoded by the coding sequence ATGACCGCCCCCGCAACGGTTGCAACGCACGACGCCCACCTCGCGTCGGGACGCCGCCCAACGGTGGTCATCGAGCCCGCCAGCGGCTGGTCAGCGCTGAACCTTCGCGAACTGTGGACCTACCGGGACCTGCTGTTCATTCTCGCTGGCCGCGATATAAAGCTGCGATACAAGCAGACTGCTCTTGGCATTACCTGGGTCATCCTGCAGCCACTTGTCGCCGCCCTCATCTTCACGATCATGTTCGGCCGGTTTGCAAAACTCCCCAGCGACGGGCATCCCTACATCGTGTTCGTGTTCTCGGGTATCGTAGCGTGGAATTATTTCGCGGCCGTGCTGCAGCGTGCTGGTAACAGTCTCATTACAGACTCGAAGCTGATAACGAAGGTCTATTTCCCGAGACTCGCGATCCCGCTCGGCAGTACTTTTTCAGCGATGATCGATCTTGCGGTATCGCTCGGTGTTCTCGGCGTGATCATGCTCGTGTATCAGGTAACTCCGACGTGGCGGCTCGTTGTACTGCCGCTCTTCATCCTTCTGGCGGCAGTGACGGCGACCGGGGTGAGTCTCTGGCTGTCAGCGCTGAACGTCCGCTACCGCGACTTCGCACATGCGATGCCGTTCATCATCCAGGTCTGGATGTTTTCCAGTCCGGTTGCCTATGCAACCACGATTGTCCCGGAGAAATGGCGGCTGTTGTACGGCCTGAATCCGGCGGTTGCGTTCGTCGAGGGCTTTCGATGGTCGGTACTCGGTTCGAGCTCGATAACGTTGCCGCTGGTGCTGGTGGCGTCTGCGCTCTCACTGCTGATCTTCACTGCCGGCGCGTTCTTCTTCCGCCGCGTTGAGCGCGGATTTGCGGACGCCGTATGA
- a CDS encoding ABC transporter ATP-binding protein — MSDIAIRVEGLAKSYRIARALGRQPYRTLQEEVIALPKNLWKRALGRAETMETFWALDDVSFDVNQGEVVGIIGRNGAGKSTLLKVLSRITQPTRGRAEIYGRIGALLEVGTGFHPELTGRENIFLSGAILGMRKTEIARQFDAIVGFAEVDQFIDTPIKRYSSGMYTRLAFAVAAHLEPEILLVDEVLAVGDASFQKKCLGKMEDVAGEGRTVFFVSHNTQAVRQLCTRGILMEHGRVVADGPTDATMAVYNQRLRDMRVDAETGVNNPENRRGSGAVRFTGVSVEDLDGNERYSFEMGDSIRFRLSMAVNTPMRGLAVVVALRSGLSRELVTSARHVVTTDAVPAGVVSTVVVDLPNIYIRPGEYPLYLQATEAIQSATNYDVLDDLTPPLVVTGGARMPYENFDPAQPYGVFSLPSEMRVEHAPSPKIADEVPAKRMRPHIMR, encoded by the coding sequence ATGAGCGACATTGCGATAAGGGTCGAGGGGCTCGCCAAATCGTACAGAATCGCACGAGCGCTCGGACGCCAGCCGTATCGGACCCTCCAGGAAGAAGTCATCGCTCTGCCGAAGAACCTCTGGAAGCGGGCGCTTGGCAGAGCAGAGACCATGGAGACGTTCTGGGCGCTCGACGACGTGTCGTTCGACGTCAATCAGGGTGAAGTAGTCGGAATCATCGGCCGCAATGGAGCAGGGAAGAGCACGTTGCTCAAGGTCCTGTCCCGTATCACGCAGCCAACGCGCGGACGCGCCGAGATCTACGGCCGGATCGGTGCGCTCCTCGAAGTCGGGACCGGATTTCATCCCGAGCTGACAGGGCGCGAGAATATCTTCCTGAGTGGCGCAATACTCGGGATGCGGAAGACGGAGATTGCCCGGCAGTTCGACGCGATCGTGGGGTTTGCAGAGGTGGATCAGTTCATCGACACTCCCATAAAGCGTTACAGCAGCGGCATGTACACCAGGCTTGCTTTCGCGGTGGCCGCGCATCTGGAGCCGGAGATACTTCTGGTGGACGAAGTGCTTGCGGTAGGGGACGCGTCATTCCAGAAAAAATGTCTTGGGAAGATGGAAGACGTCGCTGGCGAGGGCCGGACGGTGTTTTTTGTAAGCCACAACACGCAGGCCGTCCGACAGCTTTGCACGCGGGGAATTCTTATGGAACATGGACGGGTCGTGGCCGATGGTCCAACCGACGCGACGATGGCTGTCTACAACCAGCGGCTCCGTGACATGCGCGTGGATGCCGAAACGGGAGTCAACAATCCCGAGAACCGTCGCGGGTCCGGCGCGGTCAGATTCACCGGCGTATCAGTAGAGGACCTGGACGGAAACGAGCGTTACTCGTTCGAGATGGGCGACAGCATTCGGTTCAGGCTTTCCATGGCGGTCAACACGCCGATGCGCGGCCTCGCTGTCGTGGTCGCCCTGAGGTCCGGATTGTCCCGCGAACTGGTGACGTCCGCGCGTCATGTTGTGACAACGGACGCGGTACCCGCAGGCGTTGTCTCGACCGTCGTGGTCGATCTCCCGAACATCTACATCCGGCCCGGGGAGTACCCGCTCTATCTCCAGGCTACGGAGGCCATCCAGTCGGCGACGAACTATGACGTTCTTGATGACCTCACGCCGCCGCTGGTCGTTACCGGCGGCGCGAGGATGCCTTATGAAAATTTCGACCCAGCGCAGCCGTATGGCGTATTCTCCCTGCCGAGCGAGATGAGAGTCGAGCATGCTCCGTCGCCCAAGATTGCTGACGAGGTGCCGGCGAAACGTATGCGGCCCCATATAATGAGATGA
- a CDS encoding glycosyltransferase family A protein, with protein sequence MCLPYPVVAVRNQERFIGRCVRSILNQTYARSDFEVIVVNDASADRTRYALELFEGGSLTPTFAQRP encoded by the coding sequence ATGTGCCTACCGTATCCCGTCGTCGCGGTTCGCAATCAGGAACGTTTCATCGGCCGTTGCGTGCGTTCCATTCTGAATCAGACGTATGCGCGGTCCGACTTCGAAGTGATCGTGGTGAACGATGCCAGTGCAGACCGTACGCGGTACGCGCTGGAGCTGTTCGAGGGGGGATCATTAACTCCCACGTTCGCGCAAAGGCCGTGA
- a CDS encoding aldo/keto reductase, with protein MNRFALGTVQLGMAYGRNRELPMMTEQAAFRILDAAWDIGLRVFDTAEAYGASAPRLRRWIDLRGYADRATVVTKCTLGGASHGAVGTSESAAAALARFSGVHALVLLTHGAAGADDWTAVSTIAARHVTGAGQSVYTPEEVISACRMPGTARVQAPANVLDERALAARTDSPTALDVRSVYLQGVLLESPESAERRVPGSGRIVSALRSTADSQNVDLAPLLVASMLQKLRRGDRVVLGVDDASQLEVIPAAIEIDHDTVRDFDTATSPLRKEAIAESIRDPRAWTVGNGR; from the coding sequence GTGAACCGTTTTGCGCTCGGTACGGTGCAGCTGGGCATGGCATACGGGCGCAATCGCGAGTTGCCGATGATGACCGAACAAGCGGCATTCAGAATCCTCGACGCCGCGTGGGACATCGGGTTGCGTGTGTTCGACACCGCTGAAGCGTACGGTGCGTCGGCGCCGCGTCTTCGTCGATGGATAGATCTCCGCGGTTACGCCGACCGTGCAACTGTCGTGACAAAATGCACGCTCGGCGGCGCGTCACACGGCGCGGTTGGAACGTCCGAAAGCGCCGCTGCGGCACTCGCGCGCTTCAGTGGAGTCCATGCGCTGGTTCTGCTCACACACGGTGCCGCTGGCGCCGATGACTGGACGGCTGTGAGCACAATCGCGGCCCGCCATGTCACGGGCGCCGGGCAGAGTGTTTACACGCCCGAGGAAGTCATCTCGGCGTGTCGCATGCCTGGGACCGCTCGCGTACAGGCACCGGCCAACGTTCTGGACGAACGTGCCCTCGCCGCTCGCACCGATTCGCCGACCGCGCTCGACGTACGCTCTGTCTATCTCCAGGGTGTTCTCCTCGAATCACCGGAGTCAGCCGAGCGGCGCGTGCCGGGTTCGGGTCGGATTGTAAGCGCGCTTCGATCGACAGCCGATTCGCAGAATGTCGACCTTGCGCCGCTGCTGGTCGCGAGCATGCTGCAGAAGCTCCGGCGCGGCGACAGGGTGGTGCTGGGCGTCGATGACGCATCCCAGCTCGAGGTGATTCCCGCCGCGATCGAGATAGATCATGACACGGTCAGAGATTTTGATACTGCCACCAGCCCCCTCAGGAAAGAAGCAATAGCGGAGTCGATACGCGACCCACGCGCCTGGACAGTCGGCAACGGCCGATGA